The Mycolicibacterium hassiacum DSM 44199 genome includes a window with the following:
- a CDS encoding IS3 family transposase (programmed frameshift), which produces MARPYPREFRDDVVRVARNREDGVTIEQIATDFGVHPMTLHKWLRQADIDEGTKPGRTTSESGELREARRRIKLLELENEVLRRAAAYLSQANLPKRLYPLVKELAADGIPVAVTCRVLKLARQPYYRWLAAPVTDADLVEAYRANALFDAHHEDPEFGYRYLAEEARDAGEPMAERTAWRICSHNRLWSVFGKRKRGKNGKPGPPVHDDLVERDFTAEAPNQLWLADITEHRTGEGKLYLCAIKDVFSNRIVGYSIDSRMKSRLATRALHSAVARRGDVAGCILHSDRGSQFRSRRFVHALHHHDMVGSMGRVGAAGDNAAMESFFSLLQKNVLDRRRWRTREELRIAIVIWIERTYHRRRRQAGLDRLTPIEFEAIMTTPASQAA; this is translated from the exons ATGGCAAGGCCCTATCCCCGTGAGTTCCGCGACGACGTCGTGCGCGTGGCCCGCAACCGCGAAGACGGTGTGACGATCGAGCAGATCGCCACCGATTTCGGTGTGCACCCGATGACGCTGCACAAATGGCTTCGCCAGGCCGACATCGACGAGGGCACCAAGCCCGGTAGAACCACCAGCGAGTCCGGTGAGCTGCGTGAGGCCCGGCGTCGGATCAAGCTGCTCGAGCTGGAGAACGAGGTGCTGCGCCGGGCCGCGGCGTATCTGTCACAGGCCAACCTGCCG AAAAGGCTCTACCCGCTCGTGAAAGAGCTCGCCGCCGACGGGATCCCCGTCGCGGTGACGTGCCGGGTACTCAAGCTCGCCCGCCAACCGTATTACCGCTGGCTGGCCGCCCCAGTCACCGACGCCGACCTCGTTGAGGCCTACCGCGCCAACGCCCTGTTCGACGCTCACCACGAGGACCCCGAGTTCGGGTACCGCTACCTGGCCGAAGAGGCCCGCGACGCCGGCGAACCGATGGCCGAGCGCACCGCGTGGCGCATCTGCTCGCACAATCGCCTGTGGAGCGTGTTCGGCAAGCGCAAACGCGGCAAGAACGGCAAGCCCGGCCCACCAGTCCACGACGATCTCGTCGAACGTGACTTCACCGCTGAGGCGCCGAATCAGCTGTGGCTGGCCGATATTACCGAACACCGCACCGGCGAGGGCAAGCTCTACCTCTGCGCCATCAAAGACGTGTTCTCCAACCGCATCGTCGGCTACAGCATCGACTCCCGGATGAAGTCCCGACTGGCCACCCGTGCACTGCACAGCGCGGTAGCCCGACGCGGAGATGTCGCCGGGTGCATTCTGCATTCGGATCGTGGATCTCAGTTCAGGTCAAGGAGATTCGTACACGCGCTGCACCATCACGACATGGTCGGCTCCATGGGGCGCGTCGGCGCGGCCGGCGACAACGCAGCCATGGAGAGCTTCTTCAGCCTGCTGCAGAAGAACGTCTTGGACCGCCGCCGTTGGCGCACCCGAGAAGAGCTGCGGATCGCGATCGTCATCTGGATCGAACGGACCTACCATCGCCGCCGGCGCCAGGCCGGCCTCGACCGGTTGACCCCCATCGAGTTCGAAGCCATCATGACCACACCGGCCAGTCAGGCCGCGTGA
- a CDS encoding cytochrome P450, whose product MTVAGSDQDAGVEFDPFSAEFYDDPHAIYPRLRRAAPVYYSRRHDFYALSRHADVAAAYKDWETFSSAYGEDLGMVRRGENPPAKMIISIDPPEHRVMRSLVNRVFTPRALSGLEGMITATIDRFLGAVDADGFDVVQDFSVYFPVEVITQMLGVPEEHRQQIRLWIDESLHREPGQIDISEKGQQALANIFMLYYDLIKQRRADPRDDMISALIAAEVEREDGQRTRLKGSEIAAFATLLGGAGAETVTKLIGSAVVVFARHPDQWRAIRDDRDKVPAAIEEVLRFDSPVQYNVRRCMRDVTLHGVTIPEGSPVFLLGASANRDPDAWTDPDTFDIDRDRTEAQNLGFGYGIHSCLGAALARLESRIALNRLLDLMPEYEVQWDGCRKVSMQNVSGWSHVPVRIQR is encoded by the coding sequence ATGACTGTCGCGGGATCAGATCAGGATGCCGGGGTGGAGTTCGATCCGTTCTCCGCCGAGTTCTACGACGATCCGCACGCCATCTATCCCCGACTGCGCCGGGCGGCTCCGGTCTACTACAGCCGCAGACACGACTTCTACGCGCTGAGCCGGCACGCCGATGTCGCTGCGGCGTACAAGGACTGGGAGACCTTCTCGTCGGCCTACGGTGAGGACCTGGGCATGGTGCGCCGGGGTGAGAATCCGCCGGCGAAGATGATCATCTCCATCGATCCGCCCGAGCACCGGGTGATGCGCAGCCTGGTCAACAGGGTCTTCACCCCGCGGGCGCTCAGCGGACTGGAGGGCATGATCACCGCCACCATCGACCGGTTCCTCGGCGCGGTCGACGCGGACGGGTTCGACGTCGTCCAGGACTTCTCGGTCTACTTCCCGGTCGAGGTCATCACCCAGATGCTCGGTGTTCCCGAGGAACACCGCCAACAGATCCGGCTGTGGATCGACGAGTCGCTGCACCGCGAGCCCGGCCAGATCGACATCTCCGAGAAGGGCCAACAGGCGCTGGCCAACATCTTCATGCTCTACTACGACCTCATCAAACAACGGCGGGCCGACCCGCGCGACGACATGATCAGCGCCCTGATCGCCGCGGAGGTCGAACGTGAGGACGGGCAGCGCACCCGGCTGAAGGGCTCCGAGATCGCCGCGTTCGCCACGCTGCTCGGCGGCGCGGGCGCGGAAACCGTCACCAAGCTGATCGGCAGCGCCGTCGTCGTTTTCGCTCGCCACCCCGATCAGTGGCGCGCCATCCGCGACGACCGGGACAAGGTCCCCGCCGCCATCGAGGAGGTGCTGCGTTTCGATTCGCCGGTGCAGTACAACGTGCGCCGGTGCATGCGGGACGTGACGTTGCACGGTGTCACCATTCCCGAAGGGTCGCCGGTGTTCCTGCTCGGCGCGTCGGCCAATCGCGATCCCGACGCCTGGACCGACCCGGACACCTTCGACATCGACCGTGACCGCACCGAGGCGCAGAACCTGGGCTTCGGGTACGGCATCCACAGCTGCCTCGGCGCGGCGCTGGCCCGGCTGGAGAGCCGCATCGCGCTGAACCGACTGCTGGATCTGATGCCGGAATACGAAGTGCAGTGGGACGGCTGCAGGAAGGTGAGCATGCAGAACGTGTCGGGCTGGTCGCACGTGCCGGTGCGCATCCAACGATGA
- a CDS encoding molybdopterin-containing oxidoreductase family protein has protein sequence MTVEHRPTFCRICEPLCGMVATVDDGRLVALRPDREHPLSSGFACPKGIAFAEVVNDPDRITHPMRRRADGCFEPISWDQALTEIAARVDDIHRRHGSAAFGWYMGNPAAFSYAHLFAALTFIKGIGRHSHYFTSSSQDTSNRLLASQLLYGSPLSVPIPDLTRTDLLVLMGANPFVSHGSFLTAPRIRDRLTDIVKRGGRVVVVDPRRTETAAAFEWLGITADTDAYFLLSLLQVMFAENLVDRHLVEAQSTGLDWLREQAEDFAPEVTAGITGIAPQTVRTLARELVRTPRSAVYGRLGTCVGRHGTLTAYLIDAVNLLAGSLDRPGGSVFSTLGIPGQRFSAMVMGASLRRSFRRKRTRIGGFPSVIGAEPAALLAKEITTPGPRRIRALFVSAGNPVLSVPNGAELRAALGELELMVGLDLYLTETTAHCDYVLPVTTMYERDDFAVTFQTFQATPFRQATDAVIAPVGQARTEWDIVDALLARIWVRTPVFAGLAVLRKVLGDRLHPRAVVDAMIRMADGGDRFGLRRGGLTFRRLIERYPHGVVVAPHIRTGVLDEIVVYRGGKVRLRHDEIAGEIARLRARSTPPGFPLRLIGMREPRSENSWLHNSPLLMRGNPVQRALMHTDDAAARGIADGDVIQVRSPYGQIVLPVRLTDDIVTGTVAIPHGWGHDGTGGWRLANQAGGVNVNLLMSSDPADVEPLAGMSWLTGIPVEVSRA, from the coding sequence ATGACCGTCGAGCACCGGCCGACCTTCTGCCGCATCTGCGAGCCGCTGTGCGGCATGGTCGCCACCGTCGACGACGGTCGGCTGGTCGCGCTGCGACCGGATCGCGAGCACCCGCTGTCGTCGGGGTTCGCCTGCCCGAAGGGCATCGCGTTCGCCGAGGTGGTCAACGACCCGGATCGCATCACCCATCCGATGCGACGCCGTGCCGACGGCTGCTTCGAGCCCATCAGTTGGGACCAGGCACTCACCGAGATCGCAGCCCGCGTCGACGACATCCATCGCCGCCATGGCTCGGCTGCATTCGGTTGGTACATGGGCAATCCCGCCGCGTTCAGCTACGCGCACCTGTTCGCGGCGCTGACGTTCATCAAAGGCATCGGGCGGCACTCCCACTACTTCACATCGTCGTCGCAGGACACCAGCAACCGGCTGCTGGCCAGCCAACTGCTCTACGGTTCGCCGCTGTCGGTGCCGATACCGGATCTGACGCGCACCGACCTGCTCGTGCTGATGGGGGCGAACCCGTTCGTGTCACACGGCAGCTTCCTGACCGCGCCGCGGATCAGGGACCGGTTGACCGACATCGTCAAGCGCGGCGGGCGCGTGGTGGTCGTCGACCCCCGCCGCACCGAAACCGCCGCCGCCTTCGAATGGCTGGGCATCACCGCCGACACCGACGCCTACTTCCTGCTGTCACTGCTGCAGGTGATGTTCGCCGAGAACCTGGTCGACCGGCACCTGGTGGAAGCCCAGTCAACCGGACTGGATTGGCTGCGCGAACAGGCGGAGGACTTCGCGCCGGAGGTTACGGCCGGCATCACCGGCATAGCCCCGCAGACCGTGCGCACGTTGGCGCGCGAACTGGTGCGCACCCCGCGTTCGGCGGTGTACGGGCGACTCGGCACCTGCGTCGGGCGGCACGGGACCCTGACCGCCTATCTCATCGACGCGGTGAACCTGCTGGCGGGCAGCCTCGACCGGCCCGGCGGCAGCGTGTTCAGCACGCTCGGCATACCGGGGCAACGGTTCTCGGCGATGGTGATGGGCGCGTCGCTGCGCCGCTCGTTCCGGCGCAAACGCACGCGAATCGGCGGGTTTCCCAGCGTGATCGGCGCCGAGCCGGCGGCGCTGCTGGCCAAGGAGATCACCACCCCGGGGCCGCGACGGATCAGGGCGCTGTTCGTCAGCGCCGGCAATCCGGTGCTGTCGGTGCCCAACGGCGCCGAACTGCGCGCCGCACTCGGGGAGTTGGAGTTGATGGTCGGTCTCGACCTCTACCTCACCGAGACCACCGCGCACTGCGACTACGTGCTGCCGGTCACCACGATGTACGAACGCGACGATTTCGCGGTGACCTTCCAGACCTTCCAGGCCACCCCGTTCCGGCAGGCCACCGACGCGGTCATCGCGCCGGTCGGCCAGGCGCGCACCGAATGGGACATCGTCGATGCGCTGCTGGCACGGATATGGGTGCGCACCCCGGTGTTCGCCGGCCTGGCCGTGCTGCGGAAAGTTCTGGGGGACAGGCTGCACCCACGCGCTGTCGTGGACGCGATGATCCGAATGGCCGACGGGGGCGACCGGTTCGGGCTGCGCCGCGGCGGGCTGACGTTCCGGCGGTTGATCGAACGGTACCCGCACGGGGTGGTGGTGGCCCCGCACATCCGCACCGGCGTGCTCGACGAGATCGTGGTGTACCGGGGCGGGAAGGTGCGGCTGCGTCACGACGAGATCGCCGGCGAGATCGCCAGGCTGCGCGCCCGCAGCACGCCACCGGGTTTCCCGCTGCGGCTCATCGGCATGCGCGAACCCCGGTCGGAGAACTCGTGGCTGCACAACAGCCCGCTGCTGATGCGCGGCAACCCGGTGCAGCGCGCCCTCATGCACACCGACGACGCGGCCGCGCGCGGTATCGCCGACGGTGACGTGATTCAGGTGCGTTCACCGTACGGGCAGATCGTTCTGCCGGTGCGGCTGACCGACGACATCGTGACCGGAACCGTCGCGATTCCGCACGGCTGGGGCCACGACGGTACCGGCGGGTGGCGGCTGGCCAACCAGGCCGGCGGGGTCAACGTCAACCTGCTGATGTCCAGCGACCCCGCCGACGTGGAGCCGCTCGCGGGCATGTCCTGGCTGACCGGCATCCCGGTCGAGGTGTCGCGCGCCTGA
- a CDS encoding CaiB/BaiF CoA transferase family protein, protein MVKVMQGVRVLEVAQFTFVPAAGAILADWGADVIKVEHPVRGDTQRGFIYMGGFQLDPNRHPLIEHPNRGKRSVGIDITKPEGREVLYEIARTADVFLTNYLPSQRQKHKFDIEHIRAVNPDIIYARGSAYGDKGPQRDVGGFDGTAFWTRSGIGHALSPEQLGGILSQGIPAFGDSIGGMFIAGGISAALFHRDRTGEALELDVSLLSTAWWAASASVTQGMETGETMRAHMPDAMAPTVNPFMGNYRTSDGGTINLCIVSPTGYIRDAFEHLDLPELADDPRFCDVQPLMENAAEAAELIARSIGSKPFDYWRERLKTMKGQWAPVQSLVDLADDEQALANDMIVEVEGADGGRPFRMVRGPVQFNHEPVQTTRAPQASEHTEIVLMELGFDWDRIEELKNCGAIA, encoded by the coding sequence ATGGTCAAGGTGATGCAGGGCGTGCGCGTCCTGGAGGTGGCACAGTTCACGTTCGTTCCGGCCGCCGGGGCGATCCTCGCCGACTGGGGCGCCGACGTCATCAAGGTAGAGCACCCGGTGCGTGGCGACACCCAGCGCGGGTTCATCTACATGGGCGGTTTCCAACTCGACCCCAACCGGCATCCGCTGATCGAGCACCCCAACCGGGGCAAACGCAGCGTCGGGATCGACATCACCAAACCCGAGGGCCGGGAGGTGCTCTACGAGATCGCCCGGACCGCCGATGTGTTCCTGACCAATTACCTTCCCTCCCAACGCCAGAAGCACAAGTTCGATATCGAGCACATCCGCGCGGTGAATCCGGACATCATCTACGCCCGCGGCAGTGCGTACGGCGACAAGGGGCCGCAGCGCGATGTCGGCGGGTTCGACGGCACCGCGTTCTGGACCCGCAGCGGAATCGGCCACGCCCTGAGCCCGGAGCAGCTCGGCGGGATTCTGAGCCAGGGCATCCCGGCGTTCGGCGATTCGATCGGCGGCATGTTCATCGCGGGTGGGATCTCGGCGGCGCTGTTCCACCGGGACCGCACCGGCGAGGCGCTCGAACTCGACGTGTCGTTGCTCAGCACCGCCTGGTGGGCGGCCAGCGCCAGCGTCACCCAGGGCATGGAGACCGGCGAGACCATGCGTGCGCACATGCCCGACGCCATGGCCCCCACCGTGAACCCGTTCATGGGCAACTACCGGACCTCCGACGGCGGCACCATCAACCTGTGCATCGTCAGCCCGACCGGCTACATCCGCGACGCCTTCGAGCACCTCGATCTGCCCGAGCTGGCCGACGATCCGCGGTTCTGCGATGTGCAGCCGCTGATGGAGAACGCCGCGGAGGCAGCCGAACTCATCGCCAGGTCGATCGGCAGCAAGCCGTTCGACTACTGGCGTGAACGGCTGAAGACAATGAAGGGCCAATGGGCTCCGGTGCAGAGCCTGGTGGACCTGGCCGACGACGAGCAGGCGCTCGCCAACGACATGATCGTCGAGGTGGAGGGCGCCGATGGCGGGCGCCCGTTCCGGATGGTGCGCGGGCCGGTGCAGTTCAACCACGAACCGGTGCAGACCACCCGGGCTCCGCAGGCGTCCGAGCACACCGAGATCGTGCTGATGGAACTGGGTTTCGACTGGGACCGCATCGAGGAACTCAAGAACTGCGGCGCGATCGCCTGA
- a CDS encoding cytochrome P450, translating into MASPVQDFDLDELLRDPYPFFARKRRESGGVFRGSVLDLSKTPEQLIPEHLYAAVSFDAVNRVFRDSDTFNSQIYDSTIGLFLGPTILAMEGRKHWQHRHLVSAAFKSKSLLRWEPEIVRPVVNALIDEFVDRGRADLVREFTFEFPTRVITRLLGLPEEDLPWFRKRAVELISYAVDYQRAFEASAALKDYFLQQIELRRSQPTDDIIGDLVDAEIDGEKLTDEAIYSFLRLLLPAGLETTYRSSGNLLFLLLTHPEQFAAVQADRSLIAPAIEEGLRFETPLTTVQRYAAKDTELAGVPIPAGAVIDVCIGAANRDPARWERPDEFDIHRERTPHISFAAGEHTCMGLHLARMETRVALECLLDRLTDIRLITDEDPHIHGQPFRSPTALPVTFEPR; encoded by the coding sequence GTGGCCAGCCCCGTACAGGACTTCGATCTCGACGAACTGCTCCGCGACCCCTACCCGTTCTTCGCCCGCAAACGCCGCGAATCCGGGGGTGTGTTCCGGGGCAGCGTCCTGGACCTGTCCAAGACACCCGAACAGCTCATACCCGAACACCTCTACGCGGCAGTGTCTTTCGACGCGGTCAACCGGGTGTTCCGGGACAGCGACACGTTCAACTCGCAGATCTACGACAGCACCATCGGGTTGTTTCTCGGGCCCACCATCCTGGCGATGGAGGGCAGGAAACACTGGCAGCACCGGCATCTGGTGTCGGCGGCGTTCAAGTCGAAATCGCTGCTGCGCTGGGAACCCGAGATCGTTCGACCGGTGGTCAATGCGCTGATCGACGAGTTCGTCGACCGCGGCCGGGCCGACCTCGTCCGGGAGTTCACCTTCGAGTTCCCCACCCGGGTGATAACCCGACTGCTGGGACTGCCGGAGGAGGACCTGCCGTGGTTCCGCAAACGCGCGGTGGAACTGATCAGCTACGCGGTCGACTACCAGCGCGCATTCGAGGCGTCGGCCGCGCTGAAGGACTATTTCCTGCAGCAGATCGAACTGCGCCGATCCCAACCCACCGACGACATCATCGGTGATCTGGTCGACGCCGAGATCGATGGTGAGAAGCTGACCGACGAGGCGATCTACTCGTTTCTGCGACTGCTGTTGCCGGCCGGCCTGGAGACCACCTACCGGTCGTCGGGCAATCTGCTGTTCCTGCTGCTGACCCACCCCGAGCAGTTCGCCGCGGTGCAGGCCGACCGGAGCTTGATCGCCCCGGCGATCGAGGAGGGGCTGCGGTTCGAGACACCGCTGACCACCGTTCAGCGGTATGCCGCCAAGGACACCGAGTTGGCCGGCGTGCCCATTCCGGCCGGCGCGGTGATCGACGTGTGCATCGGTGCGGCCAACCGCGATCCCGCCCGGTGGGAGCGGCCCGACGAGTTCGACATACACCGCGAGCGCACCCCGCACATATCGTTCGCCGCCGGTGAGCACACCTGCATGGGGTTGCACCTGGCGCGGATGGAGACCCGGGTCGCGCTGGAGTGTCTGCTGGACCGGTTGACCGACATCCGGCTGATCACCGACGAAGACCCGCACATCCACGGCCAGCCGTTCCGCTCCCCCACCGCGCTGCCGGTGACGTTCGAACCACGGTGA
- a CDS encoding coniferyl-alcohol dehydrogenase, translated as MASEPRRIVVVGAASGIGAAVAEHFHGRGDHVLAVDIREHRTPASQYLRCDLRDAASIRATLEQIGDGWDMLAHVAGIPGTAPAADVLKVNYLGMRLMVEGMLPRLREGGAVVTVASTAGLGWEQRIDVLNELLELTDGDAVAAWQERQDPTYPVYTTSKQATILYTKRLAGPAWTKYRVRVNTVSPGPVQTPILPDFERTMGKEMLDGVKATVGRHATVDDIVPVIAFLGSPEAGWITGQDVQVDGGFITALVSQPPIELV; from the coding sequence ATGGCTTCCGAACCGCGCAGGATCGTCGTCGTCGGTGCCGCCTCGGGCATCGGCGCCGCGGTGGCCGAGCACTTCCACGGCCGCGGTGATCACGTGCTCGCCGTCGACATCCGCGAACACCGGACTCCGGCATCGCAGTATCTGCGGTGCGATCTGCGCGACGCCGCCTCGATCCGGGCGACGCTCGAGCAGATCGGCGACGGCTGGGACATGCTGGCGCACGTGGCCGGGATCCCGGGCACCGCACCGGCCGCCGACGTGCTCAAGGTGAACTACCTCGGCATGCGGTTGATGGTCGAGGGCATGCTGCCGCGCCTGCGCGAGGGCGGAGCGGTGGTGACGGTCGCCTCGACGGCGGGCCTGGGCTGGGAGCAGCGCATCGACGTACTCAACGAACTGCTCGAACTCACCGATGGTGACGCGGTCGCGGCGTGGCAGGAACGCCAGGACCCGACCTATCCCGTCTACACCACCTCCAAGCAGGCCACCATCCTCTACACCAAACGCCTGGCGGGCCCCGCGTGGACCAAGTACCGGGTCCGGGTCAACACGGTCAGCCCCGGTCCGGTCCAGACGCCGATCCTGCCCGACTTCGAGCGGACCATGGGCAAGGAGATGCTCGACGGGGTCAAGGCCACCGTCGGGCGCCACGCGACGGTCGACGACATCGTGCCGGTGATCGCCTTTCTCGGCTCGCCCGAGGCCGGCTGGATCACCGGACAGGACGTCCAGGTGGACGGCGGTTTCATCACCGCTCTGGTCTCACAGCCGCCGATCGAATTGGTCTAG
- a CDS encoding coniferyl aldehyde dehydrogenase has product MDARAISATVDVGAGMREILDRQRAAFLAEGPPPVAVRRDRIDRLSALVLDNAGAIVDAVAADFGTRPRTATLFTEILGMISVIEHTRSHVRQWMRTTPLLRAARLVGFRAEVEPTPLGVVGIIGPWNFPVNLVVLPATAAFAAGNRVMIKMSEITAHTAELMASLASRYFDDTELAVVTGGVDVGAAFASLPFDHLFFTGSPEVGARVAQAAAANLVPVTLELGGKNPVVVSRDADLTRSATRIAQGRMINGGQVCVCPDYVLVTEERQDEFVGIVRATWRTMFPTIVTNDDYCSSVNRANFERVVGLIEDARAAGATVESVAPPGESLPDPVSRKIAPTIVRDVDDAMRIANEEIFGPVLVVRPYRTLREAIARINDRPAPLVAYWFGPDNDEFREFVRSTRSGGVARNDFAAQMIPSAAPFGGVGRSGMGAYHGKAGFDAFSHYRSVVGTDLPFTITGRAAPPFTAPIKATTALGLRMAHRRTRRRLRRSRRRPPSATE; this is encoded by the coding sequence ATGGACGCGCGCGCGATCTCCGCGACCGTTGACGTCGGCGCTGGCATGCGGGAGATCCTGGATCGCCAACGGGCGGCGTTTCTGGCCGAGGGGCCGCCTCCGGTGGCGGTGCGCCGCGACCGCATCGACCGGTTGTCGGCGCTGGTGCTCGACAACGCCGGCGCGATCGTCGACGCGGTGGCCGCCGACTTCGGCACCCGGCCGCGCACCGCGACGCTGTTCACCGAGATCCTCGGCATGATCTCGGTCATCGAACACACCAGATCGCATGTGCGGCAATGGATGCGCACCACCCCGCTGCTGCGGGCGGCGCGGCTGGTCGGGTTCCGCGCCGAGGTCGAGCCGACCCCGCTGGGGGTGGTCGGCATTATCGGCCCCTGGAACTTCCCGGTGAACCTGGTGGTGCTGCCCGCCACGGCGGCGTTCGCCGCCGGCAACCGGGTGATGATCAAGATGTCCGAGATCACCGCGCACACCGCCGAATTGATGGCGTCGCTCGCATCCCGGTATTTCGACGACACCGAGCTGGCCGTCGTCACCGGTGGTGTCGACGTCGGTGCCGCGTTCGCGTCGCTGCCGTTCGACCACCTGTTCTTCACCGGATCACCGGAGGTGGGTGCGCGGGTGGCGCAGGCCGCGGCCGCCAACCTGGTGCCGGTGACGCTCGAACTCGGCGGCAAGAACCCCGTCGTGGTGTCCCGCGACGCCGACCTGACGCGGTCGGCGACGCGCATCGCGCAGGGCCGGATGATCAACGGCGGTCAGGTGTGCGTGTGCCCGGACTACGTGCTGGTGACCGAGGAACGCCAGGACGAGTTCGTCGGCATCGTCCGCGCCACCTGGCGCACGATGTTTCCGACGATCGTCACCAACGACGACTACTGCTCGTCGGTCAACCGGGCGAACTTCGAGCGGGTCGTCGGGCTGATCGAGGACGCCCGCGCGGCGGGTGCGACCGTCGAATCCGTTGCGCCACCGGGGGAGTCGCTGCCCGATCCGGTGTCGCGCAAGATCGCGCCGACGATCGTGCGCGATGTCGACGACGCGATGCGCATCGCCAACGAGGAGATCTTCGGCCCGGTGCTGGTGGTGCGCCCGTACCGGACGCTGCGCGAGGCGATCGCGCGGATCAACGACCGGCCCGCACCGCTGGTGGCGTACTGGTTCGGCCCCGACAACGACGAGTTCCGCGAGTTCGTGCGTAGCACCCGCAGCGGGGGTGTGGCGCGCAACGACTTCGCCGCGCAGATGATCCCGTCGGCCGCGCCGTTCGGCGGCGTGGGCCGCAGCGGGATGGGCGCCTACCACGGCAAGGCCGGTTTCGACGCGTTCAGCCACTACCGCAGCGTGGTCGGCACCGACCTGCCGTTCACCATCACCGGCCGCGCGGCGCCGCCGTTCACCGCGCCGATCAAGGCGACGACCGCGCTCGGCCTACGGATGGCCCACCGCCGCACCCGCCGCCGATTGCGCCGCTCGCGCCGCCGCCCTCCGTCTGCAACGGAATAG